The Iamia majanohamensis genome window below encodes:
- a CDS encoding glycoside hydrolase family 2 TIM barrel-domain containing protein — protein MPPATTPPGPLEALGPRSWARPEVTGVGREPLGTPLGRPDEVRLDGRWAFALRARPEDVTAEDLVGPTDGWDTVEVPGCWTVQGFDRPQYTNVQMPFPGPPPRVPEANPTGVHRTTLTVPEAWRGRRTTLEVGGAESVLYVHLDGVPVGMGKDSRLPQVFDLTDLVEPGRPATLALTVVRWSDATYLEDQDHWHHAGLHRSVVLRSTPPVRIADVHPTADRDPATGHGRLDLRVGVEAEGPGPRGWTVRAEVAGHRAEAPVHFEHPTDVMATWLLFEGRGATLALDVPDVAPWSAEAPHLHDLTVTLRDAEGEVVDEAVVAVGFRRVEVVGAELQVNGRPVLVKGVNRHDHDPRRGKAVTAASIERDVVLMKRHGLNAVRTSHYPNDSHLYDVCDRLGMYVVDEADLETHAHLRSLTRDPRWASAILERVVRMAQRDKAHPSIVMWSLGNESGSAPILQAAAEWLRAFDPSRPVHYEGSIGFALFTDIAGGTFPAMGELLHRPTPDSDVVAPMYPSVEDITDWATRATPDRPLVMCEYIHAMGNSCGGLADYWEAIRTHPGLQGGFAWDWVDQALVQTLPDGTERLAYGGDFGDEPNDGPFCCNGLVAADRTPHPSLLEMAKVVAPVRVRAVDPARGVLEVHNEHSFADLAWLTPSWTVDVDGEVVASGELAPLDLAAGARDELRLPVPAPDLAPGQAAQLTLTFRTREDLPWARAGHVVAWEQVELDRRPGPSVAPGPAPEAARGHAALEPTLALWRAPIDNETFGPAVGTSHAERWEAMGLRDAAARVGMTTEVVAADGGGEVVTHRVDVPADLDDIPRVGVRLRLGPGIRTVEWLGRGPHEGYADRREGTRVGWWFTPVDDWPVPYVHPQASGNRTDVRWLRLLDASGAPLVVIDHLDGLDVTVARWTDEEVAAAGHLEDLPVRDECYVWIDARHRGVGSGAVGPDVSPEHRVGPGPYRWSYRVR, from the coding sequence GTGCCCCCGGCGACCACCCCACCCGGACCGCTCGAGGCGCTCGGGCCCCGGTCGTGGGCCCGACCCGAGGTCACCGGGGTCGGGCGCGAGCCGCTGGGCACGCCCCTCGGGCGCCCGGACGAGGTCCGCCTCGACGGGCGCTGGGCGTTCGCGCTGCGGGCTCGCCCCGAGGACGTCACCGCCGAGGACCTGGTCGGCCCCACCGACGGCTGGGACACGGTCGAGGTCCCCGGGTGCTGGACCGTGCAGGGCTTCGACCGCCCGCAGTACACCAACGTCCAGATGCCCTTCCCGGGGCCGCCGCCCCGGGTGCCGGAGGCCAACCCCACCGGCGTCCACCGGACCACCCTGACGGTGCCCGAGGCGTGGCGGGGGCGGCGCACCACCCTGGAGGTGGGCGGGGCCGAGTCCGTGCTCTACGTCCACCTCGACGGGGTGCCGGTGGGGATGGGCAAGGACTCCCGCCTGCCCCAGGTGTTCGACCTCACCGACCTGGTCGAGCCCGGCCGGCCCGCCACCCTCGCCCTCACCGTCGTGCGCTGGTCCGACGCCACCTACCTGGAGGACCAGGACCACTGGCACCACGCCGGGCTGCACCGCTCCGTCGTGCTCCGCTCCACCCCACCTGTCCGCATCGCGGATGTCCACCCCACGGCCGACCGCGACCCGGCCACCGGTCACGGCCGCCTCGACCTCCGGGTGGGCGTCGAGGCCGAGGGCCCCGGCCCGCGGGGCTGGACGGTGCGGGCCGAGGTCGCCGGGCACCGGGCCGAGGCGCCGGTCCACTTCGAGCACCCGACCGACGTCATGGCCACGTGGCTGCTGTTCGAGGGGCGCGGTGCCACCCTCGCCCTCGACGTCCCCGACGTGGCCCCCTGGTCGGCCGAGGCCCCGCACCTCCACGACCTGACCGTCACGCTGCGCGACGCCGAGGGCGAGGTCGTCGACGAGGCCGTGGTCGCCGTCGGCTTCCGCCGGGTGGAGGTGGTCGGCGCCGAGCTGCAGGTCAACGGCCGCCCGGTGCTCGTGAAGGGGGTGAACCGCCACGACCACGACCCCCGCCGGGGCAAGGCCGTGACCGCGGCGTCGATCGAGCGCGACGTCGTGCTCATGAAGCGCCACGGGCTCAACGCGGTGCGCACCTCGCACTACCCCAACGACAGCCACCTCTACGACGTGTGCGACCGGCTGGGGATGTACGTCGTCGACGAGGCCGACCTGGAGACCCACGCCCACCTCCGCAGCCTCACCCGCGACCCCCGCTGGGCCTCCGCGATCCTCGAGCGGGTCGTGCGCATGGCCCAGCGGGACAAGGCCCACCCGTCGATCGTCATGTGGTCGCTCGGCAACGAGAGCGGCTCGGCCCCGATCCTGCAGGCCGCGGCCGAGTGGCTGCGGGCCTTCGACCCGTCCCGCCCGGTCCACTACGAGGGCAGCATCGGCTTCGCCCTGTTCACCGACATCGCCGGGGGCACCTTCCCCGCCATGGGCGAGCTGCTGCACCGGCCCACCCCCGACTCCGACGTCGTCGCCCCCATGTACCCGTCGGTCGAGGACATCACCGACTGGGCCACGCGGGCCACCCCCGACCGGCCGCTCGTGATGTGCGAGTACATCCACGCCATGGGCAACTCCTGCGGGGGCCTGGCCGACTACTGGGAGGCCATCCGCACCCACCCCGGGCTCCAGGGCGGCTTCGCCTGGGACTGGGTCGACCAGGCCCTCGTGCAGACCCTGCCCGACGGCACCGAGCGCCTGGCCTACGGCGGCGACTTCGGCGACGAGCCGAACGACGGCCCCTTCTGCTGCAACGGCCTCGTCGCCGCCGACCGCACCCCCCACCCGTCGCTGCTGGAGATGGCCAAGGTGGTGGCGCCGGTGCGGGTCCGGGCCGTCGACCCGGCGCGGGGCGTGCTCGAGGTGCACAACGAGCACTCCTTCGCCGACCTGGCCTGGCTCACCCCGTCGTGGACCGTCGACGTCGACGGCGAGGTGGTGGCCTCCGGCGAGCTGGCGCCCCTCGACCTGGCCGCCGGGGCCCGCGACGAGCTGCGGCTCCCGGTCCCTGCGCCCGACCTGGCGCCGGGCCAGGCCGCCCAGCTCACCCTCACTTTCCGGACCCGGGAGGACCTGCCCTGGGCCCGCGCCGGCCACGTGGTGGCGTGGGAGCAGGTCGAGCTGGACCGCCGTCCGGGACCGTCGGTGGCCCCGGGCCCGGCGCCCGAAGCGGCCCGGGGCCACGCCGCCCTGGAGCCCACCCTCGCCCTGTGGCGGGCGCCGATCGACAACGAGACCTTCGGCCCCGCGGTGGGGACGTCGCACGCCGAGCGGTGGGAGGCCATGGGCCTCCGGGACGCCGCGGCCCGGGTCGGGATGACCACCGAGGTGGTGGCCGCCGACGGTGGGGGAGAGGTCGTCACCCACCGGGTCGACGTGCCCGCCGACCTCGACGACATCCCCCGGGTCGGGGTCCGGCTGCGGCTCGGTCCCGGCATCCGCACCGTCGAGTGGCTCGGCCGTGGCCCCCACGAGGGCTACGCCGACCGGAGGGAGGGCACCCGGGTGGGCTGGTGGTTCACGCCGGTCGACGACTGGCCCGTGCCCTACGTGCACCCCCAGGCCAGCGGCAACCGCACCGACGTGCGCTGGCTGCGCCTCCTCGACGCCTCCGGCGCCCCGCTGGTGGTCATCGACCACCTCGACGGCCTCGACGTCACCGTGGCCCGCTGGACCGACGAGGAGGTGGCCGCCGCCGGCCACCTCGAGGACCTGCCCGTCCGCGACGAGTGCTACGTGTGGATCGACGCGCGCCACCGCGGCGTCGGCTCCGGCGCGGTGGGGCCCGACGTGTCCCCCGAGCACCGGGTCGGCCCCGGGCCGTACCGCTGGTCCTACCGGGTGCGCTGA
- a CDS encoding DUF4931 domain-containing protein — protein MVDVPTGPSTEARIDPLTGDEVVIVGSRQARPNLPADGCPFCPGGREAPEPYDVRWFPNRWPPLPDGRAEVVLYAPEHDVTLGSLPPERVARLVALWAERTAALGARDDVAYVLVFENRGPEVGATIAHPHGQVYAFDEVPPAVRAELDPGDDGTAGACPLCAEDPGDRLVAEAGGWRAWVPAAATWPYALLLAPADHVADLPAAAPSHGELAALLVEVFGRLDRLFDAPMPLMWWWHQRPTDGGAWPGAHLHAHVAPLLRSPGTPRFVAAGELGSGVFFNPVAPAEAAAALRDA, from the coding sequence ATGGTCGACGTCCCGACGGGGCCGAGCACCGAGGCCCGCATCGACCCCCTCACCGGCGACGAGGTGGTGATCGTGGGCAGCCGCCAGGCCCGGCCCAACCTGCCCGCCGACGGGTGCCCCTTCTGCCCCGGCGGGCGCGAGGCCCCCGAGCCCTACGACGTGCGCTGGTTCCCCAACCGGTGGCCGCCCCTCCCCGACGGTCGGGCCGAGGTGGTCCTGTACGCCCCCGAGCACGACGTGACCCTGGGGTCGCTGCCGCCCGAGCGGGTGGCGCGACTGGTGGCGCTGTGGGCCGAGCGCACCGCGGCCCTGGGGGCCCGCGACGACGTCGCCTACGTGCTCGTGTTCGAGAACCGGGGCCCCGAGGTGGGCGCCACCATCGCCCACCCCCACGGCCAGGTGTACGCCTTCGACGAGGTCCCGCCCGCGGTCCGGGCCGAGCTCGACCCCGGCGACGACGGGACCGCCGGTGCGTGCCCGCTGTGCGCCGAGGACCCGGGCGACCGCCTCGTGGCCGAGGCGGGGGGCTGGCGGGCGTGGGTGCCTGCCGCCGCCACCTGGCCCTACGCCCTGCTCCTCGCCCCGGCGGACCACGTGGCCGACCTGCCCGCGGCGGCGCCGTCCCACGGCGAGCTGGCCGCCCTGCTGGTCGAGGTGTTCGGCCGCCTCGACCGCCTCTTCGACGCCCCCATGCCCCTCATGTGGTGGTGGCACCAGCGGCCCACCGACGGGGGCGCCTGGCCCGGCGCCCACCTCCACGCCCACGTGGCCCCCCTGCTGCGGTCGCCGGGCACGCCCCGCTTCGTCGCCGCCGGCGAGCTGGGCAGCGGCGTGTTCTTCAACCCGGTGGCACCCGCGGAGGCCGCCGCCGCCCTCCGCGACGCATGA
- a CDS encoding SGNH/GDSL hydrolase family protein yields MRSIRPRRLSAAAAVVVVMVSAALSGCTPPPDTYVALGDSFVAGPLIPNQSLSPLGCLRSDRNYPALTRPRIKVTKFKDVSCSGAQTDDFYAAQDVTPGPPNAPQLTALDSQTKVVTVGISGNDIGFTDIVKTCALQNPFGDGCKADYVRNGRDELRERIAAVAPDVLRSFRDIKARAPRAEVFVVGYPTVVPASGNGCYPVVPILPTDIPYLRGVAQALNTMIAQQAATAGARYVDIAGPSVGHDFCASATQRWVEGIVPNSPAAPVHPNGKGMAAYADVVTTAINRVVTA; encoded by the coding sequence GTGCGCAGCATCCGTCCTCGCCGCCTGAGCGCGGCCGCCGCCGTCGTCGTCGTGATGGTGAGCGCAGCCCTGTCCGGCTGCACGCCGCCGCCCGACACCTACGTCGCCCTGGGCGACAGCTTCGTGGCCGGACCCCTCATCCCCAACCAGTCGCTCTCCCCGCTCGGCTGCCTGCGCTCCGATCGCAACTACCCGGCCCTCACCCGGCCCCGGATCAAGGTCACCAAGTTCAAGGACGTCAGCTGCTCGGGCGCCCAGACCGACGACTTCTACGCCGCCCAGGACGTCACGCCCGGCCCGCCCAACGCGCCCCAGCTCACCGCCCTCGACAGCCAGACCAAGGTCGTCACCGTGGGCATAAGCGGCAACGACATCGGCTTCACCGACATCGTGAAGACCTGCGCCCTCCAGAACCCCTTCGGCGATGGCTGCAAGGCCGACTACGTCCGCAACGGGCGCGACGAGCTGCGGGAGCGCATCGCCGCCGTCGCCCCCGACGTCCTGCGCTCGTTCCGCGACATCAAGGCCCGGGCCCCCCGGGCCGAGGTGTTCGTCGTCGGCTACCCCACCGTCGTCCCCGCCTCCGGCAACGGCTGCTACCCGGTCGTGCCCATCCTGCCCACCGACATCCCCTACCTCCGGGGCGTGGCCCAGGCGCTCAACACCATGATCGCCCAGCAGGCGGCCACCGCCGGGGCCCGCTACGTCGACATCGCGGGGCCAAGCGTGGGCCACGACTTCTGCGCCAGCGCCACCCAGAGGTGGGTGGAGGGCATCGTGCCGAACTCGCCGGCGGCGCCGGTGCACCCGAACGGCAAGGGCATGGCCGCCTACGCCGACGTGGTGACCACGGCGATCAACCGGGTCGTCACCGCCTAG
- the galK gene encoding galactokinase, with the protein MRAFAPGRVNLIGEYTDVAGGSVLPVAVHLGTTVTLEPGGDRIVLASAEEPEPADVALDGGDPAVATPAWARYVAGVAAEVHPAVGGRGTVATTLPVGAGLSSSAALEVAVALALGFEGPPTELALACQRAEQRASGVPCGVMDQMASVHGVAGHALLVDCTTLAVEPVALPEGLDVVAVHSGQPRALAGSAYAARRAACDRAAEVVGPLRDAAPADVEGIAEPEARRRARHVVTEEARVHAFVAALRADDRPTLGALLAEGHRSLRDDFEVSTPTIDALVERLATTPGVVGARLTGAGFGGCVLALCERGALDEGWVLRAVDGARRLDADRP; encoded by the coding sequence GTGCGGGCGTTCGCCCCGGGGCGGGTGAACCTGATCGGGGAGTACACCGACGTCGCCGGCGGGTCGGTGCTGCCCGTCGCCGTGCACCTGGGCACCACCGTCACCCTCGAGCCGGGCGGCGACCGCATCGTGCTCGCCTCGGCCGAGGAGCCCGAGCCGGCCGACGTCGCCCTCGACGGCGGCGACCCGGCGGTCGCGACCCCCGCGTGGGCGCGCTACGTCGCCGGGGTGGCGGCCGAGGTGCACCCCGCCGTCGGCGGGCGGGGCACGGTGGCCACCACCCTCCCGGTCGGGGCCGGGCTGTCGTCCAGCGCGGCCCTCGAGGTGGCGGTGGCCCTCGCCCTCGGGTTCGAGGGCCCGCCGACCGAGCTGGCCCTGGCCTGCCAGCGGGCCGAGCAGCGGGCGTCGGGCGTGCCCTGCGGCGTGATGGACCAGATGGCCTCGGTCCACGGCGTCGCCGGCCACGCCCTGCTGGTCGACTGCACCACCCTGGCCGTCGAGCCCGTGGCCCTCCCCGAGGGCCTCGACGTCGTCGCCGTCCACTCCGGCCAGCCCCGGGCCCTGGCCGGCTCCGCCTACGCCGCCCGCCGGGCGGCGTGCGACCGGGCCGCCGAGGTCGTGGGGCCCCTGCGCGACGCCGCCCCGGCCGACGTGGAGGGCATCGCCGAGCCCGAGGCCCGCCGCCGGGCCCGCCACGTGGTGACCGAGGAGGCCCGGGTCCACGCCTTCGTCGCCGCCCTGCGGGCCGACGACCGGCCCACCCTCGGTGCTCTCCTGGCCGAGGGCCACCGCTCGCTGCGCGACGACTTCGAGGTGTCCACGCCGACGATCGACGCCCTCGTGGAGCGGCTCGCCACCACCCCGGGCGTGGTCGGCGCCCGCCTCACCGGCGCCGGCTTCGGCGGGTGCGTCCTCGCCCTGTGCGAGCGGGGCGCCCTCGACGAGGGGTGGGTGCTGCGCGCCGTGGACGGGGCCCGCCGCCTCGATGCCGACCGACCGTGA